One genomic window of Arachis stenosperma cultivar V10309 chromosome 10, arast.V10309.gnm1.PFL2, whole genome shotgun sequence includes the following:
- the LOC130957309 gene encoding uncharacterized protein LOC130957309, protein MNFYEGLTLKAQEALDYSAGGLVQLMKTAEEAPSLIDTVANNQYFYAHQRQRQPAPKRGVLELEGVDTILAQNKVMHQQIQKQMEMMAKRIDSLQLAVVSTKSQPSSVWGQQEEGYEESGRTLEGEKVDSKKEVATEDKDQEESKEEESQVSKKGKQVIEEQPQLQKNEVKPYTPPLPYPQRLQKELKDQQFSKFLEVFKKLEINIPLAEALEQRPLYAKFLKELINKKRSWNEKETVILTQECSAVIQKGLPPKLKDPGSFIISCTIDNMTLEKALYDLSASINLMPLSLMKKLAIEEVKPTRMSLQMADRSLKIPNGVVENLLVKIGEFIFPADFVILYMEEEGHKSIILG, encoded by the exons ATGAATTTCTATGAGGGCTTGACTCTAAAAGCTCAAGAAGCCTTAGATTATTCTGCTGGAGGTTTAGTACAGCTAATGAAGACAGCTGAAGAAGCTCCGAGCCTCATAGACACTGTGGCCAATAATCAATACTTCtatgctcatcaaagacaacgccaacctgCTCCAAAAAGAGGTGTCCtagagcttgaaggtgttgacaCCATCTTAGCACAAAACAAGGTGATGCACCAACAAATTCAgaaacaaatggagatgatggCAAAGAGGATAGATAGCCTTCAACTAGCAGTAGTAAGCACAAAAAGTCAACCATCATCTGTGTGGGGACAACAAGAAGAGGGCTATGAAGA gagtggaaggACATTAGAAGGTGAAAAAGTTGACAGTAAAAAAGAGGTAGCAACTGAAGATAAAGATCAAGAGGAGTCTAAGGAGGAAGAGTCTCAAGTCTCAAAGAAAGGGAAGCAAGTCATAGAGGAGCAACCACAATTGCAGAAGAATGAGGTGAAACCTTACACTCCTCCTCTACCATACCCCCAAAGGTTGCAAAAAGAGCTTAAAGATCAACAATTTTCCAAGTTCCTAGAAgttttcaagaagctggaaatcaatatCCCCCTTGCTGAAGCATTGGAGCAGAGGCCTCTATATGCAAAATTCCTTAAAGAACTCATTaacaagaagagaagctggaaTGAAAAGGAGACAGTGATCTTAACacaagaatgcagtgcagtgaTTCAAAAGGGTCTcccaccaaaactcaaagaccctggAAGCTTCATCATATCATGCACCATAGACAACATGACACTAGAAAAAGCTCTCTATGATTTAAGTGCCAGCATCAACTTGATGCCTCTCTCATTGATGAAAAAGCTTGCAATAGAGGAAGTTAAACCAACAAGGATGTCACTTCAAATGGCAGACAGATCACTCAAGATACCTAATGGAGTTGTAGAAAACTTAttggtgaagattggagaattCATTTTTCCTGCTGATTTTGTCATCTTATACATGGAAGAAGAGGGACACAAATCGATTATCCTGGGGTGA